Proteins encoded together in one Bacteroides zoogleoformans window:
- a CDS encoding arginine repressor: MKKKASRLETIKMIISGKELSSQEELLSALEKEGFELTQATLSRDLKQLKVAKAANMNGKYVYVLPNNIMYKRPNEQSTSEMLMTSGFISLQFSANIAVIRTRPGYASSMAYDIDNRECPAILGTIAGDDTIMLVLNEAASHDEVFSFLSEIIPNIK; the protein is encoded by the coding sequence ATGAAGAAAAAAGCGAGTCGGTTAGAAACCATCAAGATGATTATTTCAGGCAAAGAGCTCAGTTCACAGGAAGAATTGTTATCTGCTTTGGAAAAGGAAGGTTTTGAGTTGACACAGGCCACCTTGTCACGCGACTTGAAGCAACTGAAAGTAGCAAAAGCAGCAAACATGAACGGAAAGTATGTATATGTATTGCCCAACAATATCATGTACAAACGCCCCAACGAGCAAAGCACCAGCGAGATGCTTATGACAAGCGGTTTCATCTCGCTTCAGTTCTCCGCCAATATCGCCGTCATCCGCACTCGCCCCGGATATGCCAGCAGTATGGCCTACGACATAGACAACCGTGAATGTCCCGCCATCCTGGGAACCATTGCCGGAGACGACACCATCATGTTGGTGCTGAACGAGGCGGCATCGCACGACGAAGTGTTCAGTTTTCTTTCGGAAATCATCCCGAACATCAAATAA
- a CDS encoding translocation/assembly module TamB domain-containing protein yields MRRKWLKIALWVLFTPILLFALLMILLYVPPVQNLIRKQATAMASDATGMTISIERIDLRFPLNLLVRNVLVVQPDEAAGVQHADTLLTLKSLNVRVQAWSLLKGKIEVDDITLKQAVVNSSDLLEGMRIKGVLGHFFLAAHGIDLTTEEAVLNDIRLSDTHMQVMLADTTDIPKDTVKTALNWKITLHALKLKNVSVDLQMPLDSLRLATRIADAEVNDVAADLKRQSYGWKKFLLTGASISYDESDTTSAAGRQGASAGNGARKPTKGFDPTHIALHDIRLGIDSVSYCNRDMKAVIRECSMYERSGLNITSMTGRLLADSALIQLSALRLLTPHSEVNFSGRTYWEMTNRPAAENLFARLDARIGKQDMLLFAGGTPQTFKQAYPFRPLVIHAGIEGNSKRMEISRFTADLPGAFSLKGNGELWNPADSLKRNGSIDFEMQTQNLNFLTELAGLAPDGAIAVPDSMYFTARLALDGRQCTAALKMREQEGFLNLDAAYHLSSKAYHADLTIDALQVHHFLPKDSIYTLSANVSARGKGVDFSSRKTAATLNASVEKLQYGYWNISGIDLQAALRSSVATLHFSSNNALLKMRGDANMHLNRKYPDGTLDVEVEDVDLHKLGVAPRPLKYPFAFRMGAETRRDSVNLHLDAGDLDLRFRARNSLKKLLAQSNDFSVLLVKQIQERKLNHAALRHVLPSADMWLTAGNSNPVNYYLATKKVSFDDVNLRFGLTPEVGINGHTAIHGLRVDSLQLDTLFFGVKQDTACMRFQGGVINGPKNPQFVFRSTLTGELRNEDAELTVNYTDEKGKTGVLLGLNARSLTEGHGKGDGLLLRVTPTEPIIAFRKFRFVDESNWIYLHKNMRVYANVDMDSDDGLSFRMQSDRNDTVSLQNINLELIRLRLNELTGVIPYMPRLTGLFSAEVSYVQTATSLQVSAEANVEKLTYERQPVGNLGLGVTWLPGEKNKHYLNTYFTCDNRQVMTADGILTRKDGKDSLEITTDFAHFPLKMANAFVPDRVVSFTGNVDGGLQVNGTLDKPKMHGDIVFDSVSVYARQAGARYWFDNRPLQIRDNRLTLDKFAIYTTSKNPFTIDGNINFRNLERPTANLNLSAENYTLLDARRTRESLIYGKVFVDLRATVRGPLDGLTMRGNMNLLGNTNATYVLTDSPLTVEDRLDGLVSFTSFADTASVKEANTPIMSLGGMKMLMSVHIDDAVRLRADLSSDRSKYVELEGGGDLNLQYTPQGDMTLTGRYTLSGGSMKYSLPVIPLKTFLFIPGSYVDWRGNIMNPTLNLKATERMRASVSDGVDGNASRMVNFDVSISIKNHLDAPDLAFDISAPEDATIENELQGMGAEERSKQAIAMLVTGIYLNSGAKGRGLTMGAALNSVLQSQINSLAGGIKNANISVGVEDRISSETGDTQKDFSFRYSQRFFNDRVQIIIGGKVSTGTNATNNTESFIDNISLEYRLDMSGTRYVRVFHDKNYESMLDGEITETGVGLVLRKKMNRLGELFIFRRRKKALTE; encoded by the coding sequence ATGAGAAGAAAGTGGCTGAAGATAGCACTTTGGGTGCTGTTTACTCCTATATTGCTGTTTGCGTTGCTGATGATATTGCTTTATGTGCCTCCCGTACAGAATCTCATACGGAAGCAGGCCACGGCAATGGCATCGGATGCCACGGGTATGACCATCTCCATAGAGCGAATAGATCTTCGTTTTCCCCTGAACTTGTTGGTGCGCAACGTATTGGTGGTGCAACCGGATGAGGCAGCAGGTGTGCAACATGCCGACACTTTGCTGACCCTTAAAAGCCTGAATGTACGCGTGCAGGCTTGGTCGTTGCTCAAAGGTAAGATAGAGGTAGATGACATTACTTTGAAACAGGCAGTCGTCAATTCGTCCGATCTGCTGGAAGGCATGCGGATAAAAGGCGTGTTAGGGCATTTTTTTCTGGCAGCTCACGGCATAGACTTAACTACGGAAGAAGCCGTACTGAACGACATACGGTTGAGCGACACGCACATGCAGGTGATGCTTGCCGACACGACAGACATCCCGAAGGACACGGTGAAAACTGCATTGAACTGGAAAATCACCCTTCATGCCTTGAAGCTGAAAAATGTTTCGGTAGATTTGCAGATGCCGCTCGATTCTCTGCGGCTGGCTACCCGCATTGCAGATGCCGAGGTGAACGATGTCGCTGCCGACCTGAAACGACAATCTTATGGATGGAAGAAGTTTTTGCTGACCGGTGCCTCCATCAGTTATGACGAGAGCGACACTACATCGGCTGCCGGCCGGCAGGGAGCAAGCGCAGGCAATGGCGCAAGGAAGCCGACGAAAGGCTTCGACCCCACACACATCGCGCTTCATGATATTCGTCTCGGCATCGACTCTGTGTCATACTGCAACAGAGACATGAAGGCCGTTATCCGCGAATGCTCCATGTACGAACGTTCCGGTTTGAACATTACTTCCATGACCGGACGCCTGCTTGCCGATTCTGCCTTGATACAGCTCTCCGCCTTGAGACTGCTCACTCCGCACAGCGAGGTGAATTTCTCCGGGCGTACTTATTGGGAAATGACGAACCGGCCGGCAGCAGAGAATCTTTTTGCCCGCCTTGATGCCCGTATCGGAAAACAAGATATGCTGCTCTTTGCAGGAGGAACTCCCCAAACATTCAAACAAGCTTATCCTTTCCGCCCTTTGGTGATTCATGCCGGGATAGAAGGAAACTCCAAGCGTATGGAAATATCCCGCTTCACCGCCGATCTGCCCGGAGCCTTCTCACTGAAAGGAAACGGCGAGTTGTGGAATCCGGCAGACAGTTTAAAGCGCAACGGAAGCATCGACTTCGAAATGCAGACACAAAACCTGAATTTTCTGACGGAACTTGCCGGACTTGCACCTGACGGGGCTATTGCAGTGCCCGACAGTATGTACTTCACAGCCCGTTTGGCCTTAGATGGCAGGCAATGCACAGCTGCATTGAAGATGCGGGAACAAGAGGGATTTCTTAATTTGGATGCCGCTTATCATCTTTCTTCCAAAGCCTATCATGCTGACTTGACCATAGACGCCTTACAAGTTCATCACTTTCTTCCCAAAGACTCCATTTATACATTGTCGGCAAATGTTTCAGCCAGAGGAAAAGGCGTAGATTTCTCATCCCGCAAGACCGCCGCCACCCTGAATGCTTCGGTGGAAAAGCTGCAATACGGATATTGGAATATATCCGGTATAGACTTGCAAGCAGCTCTTCGTTCGTCGGTTGCCACTCTTCACTTTAGCAGCAACAACGCCTTGTTGAAGATGCGGGGAGATGCAAATATGCATCTCAACCGGAAATATCCGGATGGTACGCTGGATGTGGAAGTAGAAGATGTGGATTTGCACAAACTAGGGGTTGCTCCCCGCCCCTTGAAATATCCGTTTGCTTTCCGGATGGGGGCAGAGACAAGACGAGACTCCGTCAATCTGCATCTCGATGCCGGAGATTTGGATTTACGATTCCGGGCTCGCAACTCTTTGAAAAAGCTTTTAGCGCAATCGAATGACTTTTCTGTATTGTTGGTGAAGCAAATACAAGAAAGGAAACTGAATCATGCCGCTCTTCGGCATGTGCTTCCGTCGGCCGACATGTGGCTGACAGCCGGTAACAGCAACCCTGTCAACTACTATTTGGCAACGAAAAAAGTCTCGTTCGATGATGTGAATCTGAGGTTCGGCTTAACTCCCGAGGTCGGTATCAACGGACACACAGCCATTCACGGATTGCGTGTGGATTCTTTGCAGCTCGACACCCTCTTTTTCGGCGTGAAGCAGGACACCGCCTGCATGAGATTTCAAGGCGGCGTGATCAATGGCCCCAAGAATCCGCAATTCGTCTTCCGCAGCACGTTGACGGGAGAGCTTCGGAATGAAGATGCCGAACTGACCGTGAACTATACCGACGAGAAAGGGAAGACGGGCGTGTTGCTTGGTCTCAACGCCCGCTCGCTGACCGAAGGACATGGCAAGGGCGACGGCCTTTTGCTGCGCGTGACACCCACCGAGCCTATCATCGCTTTCCGCAAGTTCCGTTTTGTGGACGAAAGCAACTGGATTTACCTGCATAAAAACATGCGCGTCTATGCCAATGTGGACATGGATAGCGACGATGGTCTGAGTTTTCGCATGCAGTCCGACAGAAATGACACCGTTTCGTTGCAGAACATCAACCTCGAACTGATTCGTTTACGCCTGAATGAACTGACGGGGGTGATTCCCTATATGCCTCGGCTTACGGGATTGTTCTCTGCCGAAGTGAGTTATGTGCAGACCGCCACCTCGCTGCAAGTATCCGCCGAGGCCAACGTAGAGAAACTGACCTACGAACGCCAACCTGTAGGAAACCTCGGTTTGGGAGTTACTTGGCTGCCGGGAGAGAAAAACAAGCATTATCTGAACACCTACTTCACCTGCGATAACCGGCAGGTGATGACAGCCGACGGTATTCTGACCCGAAAGGATGGTAAGGACTCCTTGGAAATCACCACAGACTTTGCGCATTTCCCATTGAAAATGGCGAATGCTTTTGTCCCTGATCGCGTAGTGTCGTTCACCGGAAATGTGGATGGGGGGTTGCAAGTCAACGGGACGCTTGATAAGCCGAAGATGCATGGCGACATTGTATTTGACAGTGTGTCGGTCTATGCCCGTCAGGCGGGAGCACGCTATTGGTTCGACAACCGTCCCCTGCAGATAAGGGACAACCGCTTGACGTTAGACAAGTTTGCCATTTATACCACAAGCAAAAATCCGTTCACCATCGACGGGAATATCAATTTCCGGAATTTGGAACGCCCTACCGCCAACCTCAATCTGTCGGCTGAAAACTATACGTTGCTGGATGCCCGTCGCACTCGCGAGAGTTTAATCTACGGGAAAGTATTCGTCGACCTGCGGGCCACAGTGAGAGGCCCTCTTGACGGACTGACCATGCGCGGAAACATGAATCTGCTGGGCAACACGAATGCGACCTATGTGCTGACCGATTCTCCGCTTACAGTGGAGGACCGCCTTGACGGATTGGTGTCCTTTACTTCCTTCGCCGACACCGCTTCCGTGAAAGAAGCAAATACCCCGATAATGTCTTTGGGAGGTATGAAGATGTTGATGTCTGTCCATATAGATGATGCCGTACGCTTGCGTGCCGACCTGAGTTCCGACCGCAGCAAGTACGTAGAACTGGAAGGTGGCGGCGACTTGAATCTGCAATATACTCCGCAAGGAGACATGACCCTCACCGGACGCTATACGCTTTCGGGCGGTTCCATGAAATATTCGTTGCCCGTCATTCCGCTGAAGACATTCCTGTTCATCCCGGGCAGTTACGTAGACTGGAGGGGAAATATCATGAACCCCACTTTGAACCTGAAAGCCACCGAACGAATGCGCGCTTCCGTATCGGATGGTGTGGACGGTAATGCCTCGCGCATGGTGAACTTTGATGTGTCCATCTCCATCAAGAATCATTTGGACGCACCCGACCTCGCCTTCGACATTTCAGCACCCGAAGATGCCACCATCGAAAACGAGTTGCAGGGCATGGGAGCAGAAGAGCGCAGCAAGCAAGCCATTGCGATGCTGGTCACGGGTATCTATCTGAACAGCGGAGCCAAAGGGAGAGGTCTGACGATGGGAGCGGCTCTGAACAGTGTGCTCCAAAGCCAGATAAATTCACTGGCTGGTGGAATAAAAAACGCCAATATCAGTGTGGGCGTGGAAGACCGCATTTCCTCCGAAACCGGCGATACGCAGAAAGACTTCAGTTTCCGCTATTCTCAGCGCTTCTTCAACGACCGTGTACAGATTATCATCGGAGGGAAAGTATCTACCGGGACAAATGCGACGAACAATACGGAATCTTTCATTGACAATATCTCGCTGGAATATCGTCTTGATATGTCGGGAACCCGTTATGTACGGGTCTTTCATGACAAGAACTATGAAAGCATGCTCGACGGCGAGATAACGGAGACAGGTGTCGGTCTTGTGCTCCGCAAGAAGATGAACCGCTTGGGCGAACTTTTTATTTTCAGAAGGAGGAAAAAAGCTTTGACGGAGTGA
- the tamL gene encoding translocation and assembly module lipoprotein TamL, giving the protein MRRLIINIIGIMLLAACSTTKHLPEGEVLYTGQKSTIFLNPSKTSVGEAAMVEVEAALYKAPNNSIFGIRYPFPLGLWVYNSFQKYEKGPGKWIFDKFASTPVLLSTVNPDIRRKVAVNLLRDYGYFNGKVSYKTFADPKDSLKVKLQYTVDMRNPYFIDTVCYRGFNQRSTRIMESGRRYSLISPGEQFNVVDLDGERTRISTLLRNVGCYYFRPDYLTFQADTTMVPGGHVQMRMTPVPGMPKVAEKPFYVGEKSVHLLGKQGEEPNDSITYKGLTIHYHDKLRVRPNMLYRWLNYQGYRRKRQLQDSAGIARRQSMQEMYSLYRQTRVQERLANVGIFRYAEMLYTPRDTTFASDTLDMKIVAAFDKPYDAELDFNVVMKSNSQAGPGASFTVTKNNVFGGGESWNVKLNGSYEWQTGKDRSSLMNSYEMGISSSLIFPRVVFPRMGDREYDFPATTTFRLYANQMNRAKYYKLLAFGGNVTYDFQPKPATKHSITPFRLTFNVLQNPTAEFDALRAKNPALYVSLRDQFIPAMEYTYTYDNASVRGKRNPIWWQTSIVSAGNVTSAVYHLLGQSFKEEGKELFGVPFAQFLKLNSEFRYHYRIDRNNKIASRIAAGIIYSYGNATTAPYTEQFYIGGANSVRAFSVRSVGPGGYPPEDTQKYTYINHVGDIRMEANLEYRFRIISDLHGAIFLDAGNVWLIRKDENRPNGELTWKNFPKQIALGTGFGLRYDMEFLVFRLDLGIGLHNPYDTGKSGYYNIPRFKDSMALHFAIGYPF; this is encoded by the coding sequence ATGAGACGACTGATAATAAATATAATAGGTATAATGCTCCTTGCAGCTTGCTCCACTACGAAGCATCTGCCCGAGGGAGAAGTGCTGTACACCGGACAGAAATCCACGATCTTCCTGAATCCGAGCAAGACATCGGTTGGGGAAGCGGCGATGGTGGAGGTAGAAGCTGCTCTTTACAAAGCCCCCAACAACTCGATCTTCGGCATACGCTACCCTTTTCCTTTGGGTTTGTGGGTATACAACAGCTTTCAGAAGTATGAGAAAGGGCCGGGCAAATGGATTTTTGATAAGTTCGCCTCCACTCCGGTGTTGCTCTCCACCGTCAATCCGGATATTCGCCGGAAGGTCGCTGTCAATCTGTTGCGCGACTATGGTTATTTCAATGGGAAAGTAAGTTATAAAACTTTCGCAGACCCGAAAGATTCATTGAAAGTAAAGTTGCAATATACGGTAGATATGCGTAATCCCTATTTTATAGATACAGTGTGCTATCGGGGATTCAACCAACGTTCTACCCGTATCATGGAGTCGGGGCGCCGCTATTCGCTGATCAGCCCGGGAGAACAGTTCAATGTGGTTGATTTGGATGGAGAACGCACCCGCATCAGTACTTTGCTACGCAATGTGGGCTGCTATTACTTCCGTCCGGACTACCTGACATTCCAGGCAGATACGACGATGGTGCCCGGAGGACATGTGCAGATGCGCATGACACCGGTACCCGGCATGCCCAAAGTAGCGGAGAAGCCTTTCTATGTAGGCGAAAAGTCGGTGCATCTGCTTGGGAAGCAAGGAGAGGAGCCCAATGACAGCATAACATACAAAGGCTTGACTATCCACTATCACGACAAGCTACGGGTACGTCCCAATATGCTTTACCGATGGCTGAATTATCAGGGTTATCGCCGGAAACGCCAGTTGCAAGACAGCGCAGGCATTGCACGCCGGCAATCCATGCAGGAGATGTATAGCTTGTATCGCCAGACCCGTGTGCAAGAACGTCTGGCCAATGTAGGCATATTCCGCTATGCGGAGATGCTATATACACCACGCGACACGACATTCGCCTCCGACACATTGGATATGAAAATCGTGGCCGCTTTCGACAAGCCATACGATGCAGAATTGGACTTTAATGTCGTGATGAAGAGTAACAGCCAGGCCGGCCCCGGCGCATCTTTTACGGTTACAAAGAATAACGTTTTCGGCGGTGGTGAGAGCTGGAATGTAAAATTGAACGGTTCGTACGAATGGCAGACGGGTAAGGACCGCTCTTCGCTGATGAACAGCTACGAAATGGGGATTTCCTCTTCACTTATCTTCCCGCGTGTGGTCTTCCCGCGTATGGGCGACCGCGAATATGACTTTCCCGCCACAACGACTTTCCGTCTGTATGCCAACCAAATGAACCGGGCCAAATATTACAAGTTGCTGGCTTTCGGCGGGAACGTCACTTATGACTTCCAGCCCAAACCTGCCACCAAGCACAGCATCACCCCCTTCAGACTGACATTCAATGTATTGCAGAACCCCACGGCAGAATTCGATGCACTACGTGCCAAGAATCCGGCACTATACGTCAGCCTGCGCGACCAGTTCATCCCTGCAATGGAGTATACTTATACGTACGATAACGCCTCGGTGCGCGGAAAGCGTAACCCCATCTGGTGGCAAACTTCCATTGTGTCGGCCGGCAACGTCACCTCGGCTGTTTACCATCTGTTAGGACAATCTTTCAAAGAAGAGGGGAAAGAACTCTTCGGTGTGCCTTTCGCCCAGTTCCTGAAACTGAATTCAGAGTTTCGCTATCATTATCGGATAGACAGGAATAACAAAATAGCTTCGCGCATTGCAGCCGGAATAATCTACTCTTACGGAAATGCAACGACCGCCCCCTATACGGAACAATTCTACATCGGAGGCGCCAACAGTGTAAGAGCGTTCTCGGTACGCAGCGTAGGTCCCGGAGGCTATCCGCCCGAAGACACTCAAAAGTATACTTATATTAATCACGTAGGCGACATCCGCATGGAAGCTAATCTGGAGTATCGTTTTCGCATCATCAGCGATTTGCACGGTGCCATCTTTCTGGATGCCGGCAACGTATGGCTGATACGTAAGGATGAAAACCGTCCGAACGGGGAACTTACTTGGAAAAACTTTCCCAAACAGATAGCTTTGGGCACGGGATTCGGCCTGCGCTACGACATGGAATTTCTGGTCTTCCGTCTGGATCTGGGCATCGGACTGCACAACCCTTATGACACCGGGAAGTCGGGTTACTACAATATCCCCCGCTTTAAAGATAGCATGGCATTGCACTTTGCCATCGGTTATCCTTTTTGA
- a CDS encoding RNA polymerase sigma-70 factor produces MENNDRQTELKFQRFFTTYFPKVKNFAQMLLKSDSDAEDVAQEVFCKLWPKPEIWLDNEQEPDNYVFTMTRNIVLNIFKHQQIEREYQAEVEKAILHELAENEEALNNVYYKEMLMIIRLTLEKMPKRRKLIFELSRFQGLSHKEIAEKLDVSIRTVEHQVYLALVELKKMLLLFIFFLFF; encoded by the coding sequence ATGGAAAATAACGACAGGCAGACTGAATTGAAGTTTCAGAGGTTTTTTACTACCTATTTCCCGAAAGTGAAGAACTTTGCTCAAATGCTGCTCAAATCCGACAGTGATGCAGAAGATGTGGCTCAAGAGGTCTTTTGTAAACTTTGGCCAAAGCCTGAAATATGGTTGGATAACGAACAAGAACCGGATAATTACGTATTTACAATGACCAGAAACATCGTTCTGAATATCTTCAAACATCAGCAAATAGAACGGGAATATCAGGCAGAGGTAGAAAAAGCGATTCTCCATGAATTGGCAGAAAACGAAGAAGCTCTGAACAACGTTTATTATAAAGAAATGCTGATGATTATCCGGTTGACTTTGGAGAAAATGCCGAAGCGCCGGAAGTTGATATTCGAGCTTAGCCGCTTCCAAGGATTAAGCCATAAAGAAATAGCAGAAAAACTCGATGTTTCCATTCGTACCGTAGAGCATCAGGTGTATTTGGCATTGGTAGAATTGAAGAAAATGCTTCTCTTATTTATTTTTTTCCTCTTTTTTTAA
- a CDS encoding sulfatase family protein, producing MRNRHLAFTLLTPIVCSAFPTKAQNVKNNKVTNRELPNVIIILADDLGYGDLECYGAKNVQTPNVNRLANQGIRFTNSHAIAATSTPSRYSILTGEYAWRRPDTDVAAGNAGMIIRPEQFTMADMFKSAGYTTCAIGKWHLGLGDKTARQDWNAPLPAALGDLGFDYHYIMAATADRVPCVFIENGKVANHDPSAPIEVSYTQNFAGEPTGARNPELLHNLKPSHGHDMAIVNGISRIGFMKGGGKALWKDENIADSITSHAIDFIKQHQKEPFFMYFATNDIHVPRFPHERFRGKNPMGLRGDAIVQFDWSVGQLMNTLDKLGLTENTLIILSSDNGPVVDDGYDDKAEELLHGHTPAGPWRGNKYSAFEGGTAVPTIVRWPKKIKESQESDVLMSQIDWMASLGALVNAVFPKGSASDSYNRIDNLLGIDSTDRPWIVELAANHVLSIRTKDWKYIEPNDGPAMIQWGPKVETGNSSTPQLYDMRKDRYERVNTASQHPEIVFNMQNILRKVRNRTIKPE from the coding sequence ATGAGAAACCGACATTTAGCATTCACACTTCTCACACCGATAGTATGTTCCGCTTTCCCTACAAAAGCCCAGAACGTCAAGAACAACAAGGTGACTAACCGAGAACTACCCAATGTGATCATTATTTTGGCTGACGACTTAGGTTATGGCGATTTGGAATGTTATGGTGCAAAAAACGTACAAACTCCCAACGTCAATCGTTTGGCGAATCAGGGCATTCGCTTTACCAATTCACATGCCATAGCAGCTACCAGTACTCCTTCACGCTACTCCATATTGACCGGCGAATACGCATGGCGTCGTCCTGATACGGATGTAGCTGCCGGCAATGCGGGAATGATCATCCGCCCCGAACAATTTACAATGGCAGATATGTTCAAAAGTGCCGGATATACCACTTGCGCCATCGGTAAATGGCATTTAGGACTGGGGGACAAAACCGCCCGGCAAGACTGGAATGCTCCACTCCCTGCCGCCTTAGGAGATTTGGGATTTGATTACCACTACATCATGGCAGCAACAGCCGACCGTGTTCCATGTGTATTTATAGAAAACGGGAAAGTTGCAAACCATGACCCTTCTGCCCCCATTGAGGTGAGCTACACACAAAACTTTGCCGGAGAACCTACAGGGGCCCGGAATCCTGAGTTGCTTCATAACCTGAAGCCAAGCCACGGACATGACATGGCCATTGTAAACGGCATCAGCCGCATCGGCTTTATGAAAGGCGGAGGCAAGGCTCTCTGGAAAGACGAAAATATAGCAGACTCTATCACAAGTCACGCCATCGACTTCATAAAGCAACATCAAAAAGAACCGTTCTTTATGTACTTTGCCACCAATGACATCCACGTTCCCCGCTTCCCGCACGAACGCTTCCGAGGCAAAAACCCGATGGGACTGCGCGGAGATGCCATCGTTCAATTCGACTGGTCCGTGGGACAACTAATGAACACGTTGGACAAACTTGGTTTGACAGAAAACACACTAATCATCCTGTCGAGCGATAATGGTCCCGTGGTAGACGATGGTTATGACGATAAAGCAGAAGAATTGCTGCATGGGCATACTCCTGCAGGCCCGTGGAGAGGGAATAAGTATAGTGCATTCGAAGGAGGAACTGCCGTCCCTACCATTGTGCGCTGGCCTAAAAAGATAAAGGAAAGCCAAGAGTCGGATGTACTGATGTCGCAAATAGATTGGATGGCTTCTTTAGGTGCGTTAGTAAATGCCGTTTTCCCAAAAGGAAGTGCGTCCGACAGCTATAACCGCATCGACAACTTATTGGGGATAGATAGTACAGATCGACCTTGGATAGTGGAGCTTGCCGCCAATCATGTATTGTCCATACGCACCAAAGATTGGAAATACATCGAACCGAACGATGGACCTGCCATGATACAGTGGGGGCCGAAGGTTGAGACCGGAAATTCAAGTACCCCGCAACTTTATGATATGAGAAAAGACCGATACGAGCGTGTCAATACGGCATCACAACATCCGGAAATTGTATTTAATATGCAAAATATCCTCCGCAAAGTACGCAATAGGACGATAAAACCGGAATAG
- a CDS encoding GNAT family N-acetyltransferase: protein MDSKQIDVMVADASHESYVDKILETIREAAKVRGTGIAERTHEYVATKMREGKAIIALCGEEFAGFTYIESWGNKQYVATSGLIVHPDYRGLGLAKRIKTASFRLARLRWPNAKVFSLTSGAAVMKMNTELGYVPVTFNELTDDDAFWKGCEGCINHDILMAKERKFCICTAMLYDPKQHEDDKI from the coding sequence ATGGATTCGAAACAAATTGATGTGATGGTGGCGGATGCCTCCCATGAAAGTTACGTAGACAAGATTCTGGAGACCATCCGTGAGGCTGCCAAGGTACGTGGAACCGGCATTGCGGAGCGCACCCACGAATACGTAGCCACCAAGATGAGGGAAGGGAAGGCCATCATCGCCCTGTGCGGCGAGGAGTTTGCGGGCTTCACCTACATAGAGAGCTGGGGAAACAAACAATACGTGGCCACTTCGGGTTTGATAGTACATCCCGACTACCGGGGGCTGGGGCTGGCCAAGCGCATCAAGACGGCCTCTTTCCGGTTGGCACGCCTGCGATGGCCCAACGCCAAGGTATTCAGCCTCACCAGCGGGGCAGCCGTGATGAAGATGAATACCGAACTGGGCTACGTGCCCGTCACCTTCAACGAGCTGACGGACGACGACGCCTTCTGGAAAGGGTGCGAGGGGTGCATCAACCACGATATATTGATGGCCAAGGAACGTAAATTCTGCATCTGCACAGCCATGCTTTACGACCCGAAGCAGCACGAAGATGATAAAATCTAA